The Triticum aestivum cultivar Chinese Spring chromosome 5A, IWGSC CS RefSeq v2.1, whole genome shotgun sequence genomic sequence CGTCGCGATGGCCCGGTACTCGAACGGCACATTAAACTCATTGGCATACTTCTTGAGCCTGCGCCCTGTCTCTTCAATCCGCTCTCTTGGCCGGAACCCAGGCTGAGGGAGATCGATACCAGTGATCCTTACATCTGGCGGCCCTCCAGGCCTTGTTGATATCCGTCGCAGAAAGCACGGCCACTGGAACCCATATTGTATACCATAATCGATGATATGTATCTTCTTCTTCCCCAAGGAGGCATTATAGATTGTACTATTTGAGAATAGGAAAGACACCTTCTTGAAACAGATGGCTGCCATGTACAGCTGGTAAGCTTTGAGCATGTCCACAGCTGAGATGCGTGTTGCCATGAGCGACTGGTGTACGAGGCCACCTGTGCCCGCCAGCCGCGCCTGCAGGCCCTCTGCAAAGCAATGAGCGAGGCGCTGAGTCCCATCGCCATCAGGGCGAGCATGCAGCTTGATCTGCTTCAGCAGCTCTGTAGCGCTCCGGCGGTCATCCGTGGCAACAGCCTGCGCGCAATGGATGAGCAGCGTGCGCAGGTCCACCACATCGGAACCACCACGCCGGCCCCTCCCCTTGCCATTGGCCCCCTTCCCACCGCCGCCATCATTCTTGGCCACCGCCTCCTGCATGGCGATCCGCAGGTTCTGCATCTGCACGATGCACATCTCGTCTGAGGGCATCAGCATCCTGTCGAACATCTCCCGTGCAGAGACGTCGTCTCCCAGCGCACTCTGCTTGCTGCTCCTGCCACCCTCCTGCTCCAGCTCGTCATCATGGTAGGGGTTCTTCCGACCTCGGCCGCCACCAGAGTTGGCCGAGACCGcatccaccacctcctcctttTTCAGGCTGAGCACAGCTGGGGCCGACGCAGGAGCTGCGTGGCCATTGAATCCAACAACGAGTTTGTCCTCCCTGGGCAGGAACTTGTTGCCCTCCTCGACGCCCTTGAAGAACTGGCCAGAGGAGGCCTCCAGGTCGATGACGAGCTTGTCCTGACTGGGCAGGAACTTGTTGGCCTCCTGCATCCCCTTGAGGAAGGCGGAGCTCATGAGGTCGGAGTTGGCGCCGCCGCCGAAGAAGGCGGCGGGATCGAGGTCGACGGGCTCGAACTGGAAGCGGTCGTAGGAGTCAACGGCGGCGGGCGTGGGGGGCAGCTGGGCGGCGGTGCCGACGGAGGCGTCGGAGGGGGAGCACGGGGAGACGGCGCGGTTGTTGCTGTCGTCGGAGGTGGAGTTGGAGGAGGGATCGGAGAGGATCTCGAGGAAGGGCTGCTGCGCCTCGATGAGCGCGGGGTTGTCGGGGAAGTCGTAGAAGAACTTGTCGTCGATgtcctcctccatgagtatgcggGAGATGAAGGGCAGCACGAGGTCCTCcggcgtggaggagggggagtcgccgccgccgccgccgccgcccccgccgccgtggCCGTCGGGGGAGGGTTTCTGGTGCTCCTGCTCGTGGTGCGGGGTCAGGGGGAGGTCGAGGTATTCGGAGGGCGAGCCGGGGATGAGGTCGGAGAGGTAGAGGTTGAGGGAGGGGTCGTCGGCGGTGGGGGAGCCCATGTCGGCGGGGAGGTAGGGGGAGAAATCCATGTCGTGGGGGAGGTAGGAGGAGGAGCCCatggcggcgggcgaggtgggagaGGGCAAGTGGGGGTTTTGGTGGTTTTGTAGAGGCGGGGAGCGGGAAGGTTCTGCGAAGGCGCGCAGGGTGGGATCGGGGGATTGGCCACCGGAGGAGACTGAGAGAAGACGGGAGGGAGGAGGGGAATGGGGAGgatgagggagagggaggagggacaCGCTAGTCGACGGAATATTCCAGTGTTTCTGCGGCGGGCGGCCTTGTGGGCTGGGCTGTGGCCGGGTTAGGTTCGGCCCGGATTCGGGTCCGGATCGAGAGGGCTAACATCATTCATTAACTTGTCTTAAAAAAAATCTGTAGAGGCTAGCGTAACAGTCCTTGTCAACTTCAGACTTGCTCAAACATCGGAAGATGATAGTAATCACGGTGTGGACTTTGTGGCTCTGAAGATTCCTGGCGGCATTCTTTGATGCAGTGTAAAAAATCAGATGCAAAACGCTTAGTTTTCTCACTAATAGATTTTATCCCGCATGAGAATTTCATCAAGATACTTGTAACACTATAGGCGATTTGGCATGCTCGAAGAAAGACTATCCATGAGCATGTATTTTAGGGGTCGTCGGCTACTAATCAGTTTGTCAAGAATTATCTAATACAGCTTCAGATTTGCACACCTTTGAAGCAACATGCACCTGTTCAAACACCTCTGAGACAACATCACAGATGGATCCCGCCGCCTGCAGGAACTGCAAAATATCGTGTTGATGGTGTCGTGCCACATGACGCAATGGAAGAGACTTACAGCACAGTTTGCAGGGATTCCACTGGAAAAAATTTAGGCTCTTTGGCGATAAAATGTCAAGGTGTGACTAACCCAGTATCATTGGAGGCTTTCACTAGTCGAGAAG encodes the following:
- the LOC123102490 gene encoding scarecrow-like protein 34, which encodes MGSSSYLPHDMDFSPYLPADMGSPTADDPSLNLYLSDLIPGSPSEYLDLPLTPHHEQEHQKPSPDGHGGGGGGGGGGDSPSSTPEDLVLPFISRILMEEDIDDKFFYDFPDNPALIEAQQPFLEILSDPSSNSTSDDSNNRAVSPCSPSDASVGTAAQLPPTPAAVDSYDRFQFEPVDLDPAAFFGGGANSDLMSSAFLKGMQEANKFLPSQDKLVIDLEASSGQFFKGVEEGNKFLPREDKLVVGFNGHAAPASAPAVLSLKKEEVVDAVSANSGGGRGRKNPYHDDELEQEGGRSSKQSALGDDVSAREMFDRMLMPSDEMCIVQMQNLRIAMQEAVAKNDGGGGKGANGKGRGRRGGSDVVDLRTLLIHCAQAVATDDRRSATELLKQIKLHARPDGDGTQRLAHCFAEGLQARLAGTGGLVHQSLMATRISAVDMLKAYQLYMAAICFKKVSFLFSNSTIYNASLGKKKIHIIDYGIQYGFQWPCFLRRISTRPGGPPDVRITGIDLPQPGFRPRERIEETGRRLKKYANEFNVPFEYRAIATAKMESLRKEDLKIDPDEVLIVNSLFQFKNLMDESVVLESPRDVVLKNIRKMRPHTFIHAIVNGSFSAPFFVTRFREVLFYYSALFDVLDTTTPRDNEQRMLIEQNILGRAALNVIACEGTDRVERPETYKQWQVRNQRAGLKLLPLNPEVIELARDKVKNCYHKDFVIDIDQHWLLQGWKGRILYAISTWTANDASS